Proteins from a single region of Gemmatirosa kalamazoonensis:
- a CDS encoding multicopper oxidase domain-containing protein, with the protein MWSSFVAAGVVALGARHPASGTPAADCAGLPRVEAPAAAPNDNRVAAGRLREGVLTVHLVARGVSWRPDGPRGCALGVRAFAEEGKTARIPGPLVRVRAGTEVRATVRNALASPLWVRGLRDRADSTLDSVLVAPGATREFRFRATALGAWYYWAGAVDARVPVSDVNGQLVGALVVDPANGPRLGDRVFVMTRWTPDGQIGTATFQLNALNGLSWPHTERLAYAVGDSVRWHVINASDELHMMHLHGFYYRVIARGDAAHDSALTSTIKPMAVTIATRRGEWMSIVWSPDRAGNWLFHCHILAHMSAAQRLGATDGHEAHDMAGLLLGITVRPPPGAHTAAATARPARVLQLYADTRPRVFGERPGFGFVLQDGARTPAPDSIRIPGMPLVLTRGEPVQITVHNRLPTPIGVHWHGIELESYYDGVGGFSGAAGRIAPMIAPGDSFIARMTPPRAGTFIYHVHSERGDELVSGLYGPLLVLEPGAPLDARVERLLVIATGGPGADAPTFVNGKATPDTLSLVAGTRYRLRVIDISANDAHALALREPGGALATWRVIGRDGRDVPAAQAVPQPARENTAAGVTRDFELTPTAPGDYALSIALIVAGRPTAHTTVVPVRVRASPSGDR; encoded by the coding sequence ATGTGGAGCTCGTTCGTCGCGGCCGGCGTCGTCGCGCTCGGCGCTCGCCACCCGGCTTCCGGAACACCCGCCGCCGACTGCGCGGGGCTGCCACGCGTCGAGGCGCCCGCGGCGGCGCCCAACGACAACCGTGTCGCCGCGGGCCGGCTGCGGGAGGGCGTGCTGACGGTGCACCTCGTCGCGCGCGGGGTCAGCTGGCGTCCGGACGGACCGCGCGGCTGCGCGTTAGGCGTACGCGCGTTCGCGGAGGAAGGGAAGACGGCACGCATCCCCGGTCCGCTCGTCCGCGTCCGCGCCGGCACCGAGGTGCGCGCGACCGTGCGCAACGCGCTCGCGTCGCCGCTGTGGGTGCGGGGGCTGCGGGATCGCGCCGACAGCACGTTAGACTCGGTGCTCGTGGCGCCCGGCGCGACGCGCGAGTTCCGCTTCCGCGCGACTGCGCTCGGCGCGTGGTACTACTGGGCCGGCGCCGTCGATGCGCGCGTCCCCGTGTCCGACGTGAACGGCCAGCTGGTCGGCGCGCTCGTCGTCGATCCGGCGAATGGGCCGCGGCTCGGCGACCGCGTGTTCGTGATGACACGCTGGACGCCCGACGGGCAGATCGGCACGGCGACGTTCCAGCTCAACGCGCTCAATGGGCTGTCGTGGCCGCACACGGAGCGTCTCGCGTACGCGGTCGGTGACTCGGTGCGCTGGCACGTGATCAACGCGTCGGACGAGCTGCACATGATGCACCTGCACGGCTTCTACTACCGCGTGATCGCGCGCGGCGACGCGGCGCACGACAGCGCGCTCACGAGCACGATCAAGCCGATGGCGGTGACGATCGCGACGCGGCGCGGCGAGTGGATGTCGATCGTGTGGTCGCCGGACCGGGCGGGCAACTGGCTCTTCCACTGTCACATCCTCGCCCACATGAGCGCCGCGCAGCGGCTCGGCGCCACGGACGGCCATGAGGCGCACGACATGGCGGGCCTGCTGCTCGGCATCACCGTGCGCCCGCCACCGGGTGCGCACACGGCCGCGGCGACGGCGCGGCCGGCGCGCGTGCTGCAACTCTACGCGGACACGCGGCCGCGCGTGTTCGGCGAGCGGCCGGGCTTCGGCTTCGTGCTGCAGGACGGGGCGCGCACACCGGCGCCGGACTCAATCCGTATCCCCGGCATGCCGCTCGTCCTCACGCGCGGGGAGCCCGTGCAGATCACGGTGCACAACCGACTGCCGACGCCGATCGGCGTGCACTGGCACGGGATAGAGCTGGAGAGCTACTACGACGGCGTCGGCGGATTCAGCGGTGCGGCGGGACGCATCGCACCCATGATCGCGCCCGGGGACTCGTTCATCGCCCGCATGACGCCGCCCCGCGCGGGGACGTTCATCTACCACGTGCACAGCGAGCGTGGCGACGAGCTGGTGTCGGGTCTCTACGGGCCGCTGCTCGTGCTGGAGCCCGGGGCGCCGCTCGACGCGCGCGTGGAGCGGCTGCTCGTGATCGCCACCGGCGGGCCGGGCGCCGACGCGCCGACCTTCGTCAACGGGAAGGCGACGCCCGACACGCTGTCGCTGGTCGCCGGCACGCGCTATCGCCTGCGCGTGATCGACATCTCGGCGAACGACGCGCACGCGCTCGCGCTGCGCGAGCCGGGCGGGGCGCTCGCGACGTGGCGAGTGATTGGGCGCGACGGGCGCGACGTGCCCGCCGCCCAGGCCGTCCCGCAACCCGCGCGGGAGAACACGGCGGCAGGCGTGACGCGCGACTTCGAGCTCACCCCCACCGCACCGGGCGACTACGCGCTGAGTATCGCGCTCATCGTCGCCGGGCGACCGACGGCGCACACGACCGTCGTGCCCGTGCGGGTCAGAGCGTCGCCGTCAGGGGATCGCTAG
- a CDS encoding sulfite exporter TauE/SafE family protein codes for MSAKLALLVALGLFAAFYLAVLVRGARQARQRTGDRGTATPAGVATGFVTNFFDTLGIGSFATTTAIFRQWRMVRDERIPGTLNVGHTLPTIAQAFIFTTLVPVGAKTLIGMIAAAILGAWLGAGVVASWSRRRVQIGMGIALIAMALIMAWRTGVGDPTGGNLLELDGALLVLALAGNFFLGMLMTLGIGLYAPCMILVSLLGMNPKAAFPIMMGSCAFLMPVASARFVREQAFDVRAALGLLIGGVPAVLIAGLIVKSLPLTVVKWIVVVVVLYTATTLLLAARKREASEALGQPAPVPNEPGVATP; via the coding sequence ATGAGTGCCAAGCTCGCTCTCCTCGTCGCGCTCGGACTGTTCGCTGCGTTCTACCTCGCCGTGCTCGTGCGCGGCGCCCGTCAGGCGCGGCAGCGCACCGGCGACCGCGGCACCGCGACGCCGGCCGGCGTCGCCACGGGCTTCGTGACGAACTTCTTCGACACGCTCGGCATCGGCTCGTTCGCCACGACGACGGCGATCTTCCGGCAGTGGCGCATGGTGCGCGACGAGCGCATCCCGGGCACGCTGAACGTTGGGCACACGCTCCCCACCATCGCGCAGGCGTTCATCTTCACGACGCTCGTGCCGGTCGGTGCGAAGACGCTCATCGGCATGATCGCCGCCGCGATCCTCGGCGCGTGGCTCGGCGCCGGCGTCGTCGCGAGCTGGTCGCGGCGGCGCGTGCAGATCGGGATGGGGATCGCGCTCATCGCGATGGCGCTCATCATGGCGTGGCGTACCGGCGTCGGCGATCCGACGGGCGGCAACCTGCTGGAGCTCGACGGCGCGCTCCTCGTCCTCGCGCTCGCCGGGAACTTCTTCCTCGGCATGCTGATGACGTTGGGCATCGGCCTCTACGCGCCGTGCATGATCCTCGTCAGCCTGCTCGGCATGAACCCGAAGGCGGCGTTCCCGATCATGATGGGATCGTGCGCGTTCCTCATGCCGGTGGCGAGCGCGCGGTTCGTGCGCGAGCAGGCGTTCGACGTGCGCGCGGCGCTCGGCCTGCTCATCGGCGGCGTGCCGGCGGTGCTCATCGCGGGGCTCATCGTGAAGTCGCTCCCGCTCACCGTCGTGAAGTGGATCGTCGTGGTCGTCGTGCTCTACACGGCGACGACGCTGCTGCTCGCGGCGCGCAAGCGCGAGGCGAGCGAGGCGCTCGGCCAGCCGGCGCCGGTGCCTAACGAGCCGGGGGTGGCGACGCCCTGA
- a CDS encoding WD40/YVTN/BNR-like repeat-containing protein encodes MRPFYRLTFALLLALPSAAAVAQAPVAPADVWSALRWRQIGPTRAGRARAAAGVPSQPNVFYAGFDNGGVWRSTDYGANWVPIFDDQPTGSIGAIAVAPSDPNVIYVGTGAGIIRPDLSTGNGVYKSTDGGRTWTHLGLDDTRMIAMIDVDPRNPDRLFVAALGHPYGPNAERGIYRSTDGGRSFQKVLYKDEYTSANDVRVDPRDPNVVYATLWQQQQSFIEGQGFGGAGNGVFKSTDGGTTWKQLTEGLPAVIQANIALAPSNPSVVYAMIAGNAPGAQGPQAVTGIVGFYRSNDGGEHWTLATPNTRDPRPLARIGGGDLPTVAVDPKNENVVYSASVVMWRTEDGGATWSAVRGAPGGDDYQRVWINPNDTNILLAVSDQGAVVSGNRGLSWSDWYNQPTAAMYHVTTDNAFPYNVCAGQQDSGSACVASRATLGEITFRDWFPVNIQEYGIAAPDPRDPNVIFGSARTNVSRYDRRTGQTAQVGPSAEARGTQFSRNVRTMPIAFSPANPDVLFYTSNAVWKSTDRAHSWTRISPDLARPTWAVPANTGKYASQVTPAPLGSITALGPSPRDVKVLWAGTDDGNVQVTFDGGTTWSNVTPPAITPWTRIFNIDAGHFDTRTAYAAANTFRVDDDNPHFWRTHDGGRTWTEINTGIAGGAVANAIREDPRKPGLLYASTETQVWVSFDDGDHWQSLRRNMPAVSVRDLQVKDDSTCLCADLIAGTHGRGFWIMDDITPLRQEAERRAATTSGGAFLFTPATAVRVRFATVDPTPLPPEVTAGENPPPGGIIDYALGADATGPVTIEILDGARVIRHYTSADNRTGPDPAVDPLAYDQICRRTPTAPDCGLPLYWPAPRMTIGTSAGLHRVSWDLRYDPVSEADVPAGSDDDATGAVPRRTFPQVYAPWAPPGRYTVRLTVGGRSYTKPLTLRLDPRVKTPAAELTRVATLTRTLYDAAVAAHAAAARAATLRQRLDSAGADAEAFRAQVESLAPAPQRPAGGRLPARFRRGAAANAPPTLESASSALVAAAMAMQNAEVPPTADQLAAATRAQQRAASVMARWRVLETTGLPALNARRRAAGQPPIAVPESR; translated from the coding sequence GTGCGTCCGTTCTACCGCCTCACTTTCGCCCTCCTTCTCGCCCTCCCGTCCGCGGCCGCGGTCGCCCAGGCGCCGGTCGCGCCGGCCGACGTGTGGTCCGCGCTCCGCTGGCGGCAGATCGGCCCCACCCGCGCCGGCCGGGCCCGCGCCGCCGCCGGCGTGCCGAGCCAGCCGAACGTGTTCTACGCGGGGTTCGACAACGGCGGCGTGTGGCGCTCCACCGACTACGGCGCGAACTGGGTGCCGATCTTCGACGACCAGCCGACGGGCTCCATCGGCGCGATCGCGGTGGCGCCGAGCGACCCGAACGTGATCTACGTCGGCACCGGCGCGGGCATCATCCGCCCCGACCTCTCGACCGGCAACGGCGTCTACAAGTCCACCGACGGCGGGCGCACGTGGACGCACCTCGGCCTCGACGACACGCGGATGATCGCGATGATCGACGTCGACCCGCGGAACCCGGACCGCCTGTTCGTCGCCGCGTTAGGCCACCCGTACGGGCCGAACGCCGAGCGCGGGATCTACCGGTCCACCGACGGCGGGCGCTCGTTCCAGAAGGTGCTCTACAAGGACGAGTACACGAGCGCGAACGACGTGCGCGTGGACCCGCGCGACCCGAACGTCGTCTACGCGACGCTCTGGCAGCAGCAGCAGAGCTTCATCGAGGGCCAGGGCTTCGGCGGCGCGGGGAACGGCGTCTTCAAGTCGACCGACGGCGGCACGACGTGGAAGCAGCTCACCGAGGGGCTGCCCGCCGTCATCCAGGCGAACATCGCGCTCGCGCCGAGCAACCCGAGCGTCGTGTACGCGATGATCGCCGGCAATGCGCCCGGCGCGCAGGGGCCGCAGGCCGTCACCGGCATCGTCGGCTTCTACCGGTCGAACGACGGCGGCGAGCACTGGACGCTCGCCACGCCGAACACGCGCGACCCGCGGCCGCTCGCGCGCATCGGCGGCGGCGACCTGCCGACGGTGGCGGTGGATCCGAAGAACGAGAACGTCGTCTACAGCGCGTCGGTGGTGATGTGGCGCACCGAGGACGGGGGCGCGACGTGGAGCGCGGTGCGCGGCGCGCCGGGCGGCGACGACTACCAGCGCGTCTGGATCAACCCGAACGACACGAACATCCTCCTCGCCGTCTCCGACCAGGGCGCGGTGGTGAGCGGCAACCGCGGGCTGTCGTGGAGCGACTGGTACAACCAGCCGACCGCGGCGATGTACCACGTGACGACCGACAACGCGTTCCCGTACAACGTCTGCGCGGGCCAGCAGGACTCCGGCTCGGCGTGCGTCGCGAGCCGCGCGACGCTCGGCGAGATCACGTTCCGCGACTGGTTCCCGGTCAACATCCAGGAGTACGGCATCGCGGCGCCCGACCCGCGGGATCCGAACGTCATCTTCGGATCCGCGCGCACGAACGTGTCGCGCTACGACCGTCGCACGGGGCAGACGGCGCAGGTGGGGCCGAGCGCGGAGGCGCGCGGCACGCAGTTCTCGCGCAACGTGCGCACGATGCCGATCGCGTTCTCGCCGGCGAATCCCGACGTGCTGTTCTACACGTCGAACGCGGTGTGGAAGTCGACCGACCGCGCGCACAGCTGGACGCGCATCAGCCCCGACCTCGCGCGCCCGACGTGGGCCGTGCCGGCGAACACGGGCAAGTACGCGAGCCAGGTGACGCCGGCACCGTTGGGCAGCATCACCGCGCTCGGGCCCTCGCCGCGCGACGTGAAGGTGCTGTGGGCCGGCACCGACGATGGCAACGTCCAGGTGACGTTCGACGGCGGCACGACGTGGTCGAACGTGACGCCGCCGGCGATCACGCCGTGGACGCGCATCTTCAACATCGACGCCGGGCACTTCGACACGCGCACGGCGTACGCGGCGGCGAACACGTTCCGCGTCGACGACGACAACCCGCACTTCTGGCGCACGCACGACGGCGGCAGGACGTGGACGGAGATCAACACCGGCATCGCCGGCGGCGCGGTGGCGAACGCGATCCGCGAGGACCCGCGCAAGCCCGGGCTGCTGTACGCGTCCACCGAGACGCAGGTGTGGGTGTCGTTCGACGACGGCGACCACTGGCAGTCGCTCCGGCGCAACATGCCGGCGGTCTCCGTGCGCGACCTGCAGGTGAAGGACGACAGCACGTGCCTGTGCGCGGACCTCATCGCCGGCACGCACGGACGCGGCTTCTGGATCATGGACGACATCACGCCGCTGCGGCAGGAAGCCGAGCGTCGCGCGGCGACGACGTCCGGAGGCGCGTTCCTGTTCACGCCGGCGACGGCGGTGCGCGTGCGCTTCGCGACGGTGGACCCGACGCCGCTGCCGCCCGAGGTGACGGCCGGCGAGAACCCGCCGCCGGGCGGCATCATCGACTACGCGTTAGGCGCCGACGCGACGGGGCCGGTGACGATCGAGATCCTCGACGGCGCGCGGGTGATCCGCCACTACACGAGCGCCGACAACCGCACCGGCCCCGATCCCGCCGTCGACCCGCTGGCGTACGATCAGATCTGCCGCCGCACGCCGACCGCGCCCGACTGCGGCCTGCCGCTCTACTGGCCGGCGCCGCGCATGACCATCGGCACGAGCGCGGGGCTGCACCGCGTCAGCTGGGACCTGCGCTACGACCCGGTGTCCGAGGCGGACGTGCCGGCGGGGAGCGACGACGACGCGACGGGCGCGGTGCCGCGGCGCACGTTCCCGCAGGTGTACGCGCCGTGGGCGCCGCCGGGTCGGTACACGGTGCGCCTAACGGTCGGCGGGCGAAGCTACACGAAGCCGCTCACGCTGCGCCTCGACCCGCGCGTGAAGACGCCGGCGGCCGAGCTGACGCGGGTCGCGACGCTCACGCGCACGCTCTACGACGCGGCGGTCGCCGCGCACGCCGCGGCGGCCCGTGCGGCGACGCTGCGCCAGCGGCTCGATTCGGCCGGCGCCGACGCCGAGGCGTTCCGCGCGCAGGTGGAGTCGCTGGCACCCGCGCCGCAGCGGCCGGCGGGCGGCCGGCTGCCGGCCCGCTTCCGCCGCGGCGCGGCCGCGAACGCGCCGCCGACGCTCGAGTCGGCCAGCTCGGCGCTCGTCGCCGCGGCGATGGCGATGCAGAACGCCGAGGTGCCGCCGACGGCCGACCAGCTCGCGGCCGCCACCCGCGCCCAGCAGCGGGCAGCCAGCGTCATGGCCCGGTGGCGCGTACTGGAGACGACGGGGCTCCCGGCGCTGAACGCTCGCCGCCGAGCCGCGGGCCAGCCGCCGATCGCGGTGCCCGAGTCGCGTTAG
- a CDS encoding M28 family peptidase has protein sequence MKTRIIAASLVLLAAEAGAQQAQVVPLPPATVDTTDPASVLVGRLDLEHYKATVKGLTQFGDRRQGTKRNRDAVDWIEAQLKSYGCTNTERIKYTYEPPPPRTVDSATRARAAAAGRSAQAQGGGRLRGVRTRTGVNTDSLRQPDPRIRALDAEPTTPGPREEVYCTKIGETHPEEMYIVGGHMDGHGWNEAANDDGSGTAVVMELARVFSMPDVHTDRSIRFILWNNEETGLNGAHAYVDQRAALQGKESPAGSGKYPEPKWLGMIQHDMMMFDHGMPRPDGTISPEQRPEADVNIEFQSNSKMADSSQKLAWIFHRANEKYATDYPAQVGPHMTNTDSDPFKDLVAAISLRENERGREVGAGWDPHWHQPTDVFATFSDKDFRLGLNAAQTTLGAVATLTGAKLGGIPVRK, from the coding sequence ATGAAGACTCGCATCATCGCCGCGTCGCTCGTGCTGCTCGCCGCCGAGGCGGGCGCGCAGCAGGCGCAGGTCGTCCCGCTGCCGCCGGCGACGGTCGACACCACCGACCCCGCGTCCGTGCTCGTGGGTCGGCTCGACCTCGAGCACTACAAGGCGACGGTCAAGGGGCTCACGCAGTTCGGCGACCGGCGGCAGGGGACGAAGCGCAACCGCGACGCGGTCGACTGGATCGAGGCGCAGCTGAAGAGCTACGGCTGCACGAACACGGAGCGCATCAAGTACACGTACGAGCCGCCGCCGCCGCGCACGGTGGACAGTGCGACGCGGGCGCGCGCGGCCGCGGCGGGACGCAGCGCGCAGGCGCAGGGCGGCGGCCGGCTGCGCGGCGTGCGCACGCGCACCGGCGTGAACACCGACTCGCTCCGGCAGCCCGACCCGCGCATCCGCGCGCTCGACGCCGAGCCGACGACGCCGGGGCCGCGCGAGGAGGTCTACTGCACGAAGATCGGCGAGACGCATCCGGAGGAGATGTACATCGTCGGCGGCCACATGGACGGCCACGGCTGGAACGAGGCGGCGAACGACGACGGCTCCGGGACCGCGGTCGTGATGGAGCTCGCGCGCGTCTTCAGCATGCCCGACGTGCACACCGACCGCTCGATCCGCTTCATCCTCTGGAACAACGAGGAGACGGGGCTGAACGGCGCGCACGCGTACGTCGACCAGCGCGCGGCGCTGCAGGGGAAGGAGAGCCCGGCGGGATCCGGCAAGTACCCGGAGCCGAAGTGGCTCGGCATGATCCAGCACGACATGATGATGTTCGACCACGGCATGCCGCGCCCCGACGGCACGATCAGCCCCGAGCAGCGTCCGGAGGCCGACGTCAACATCGAGTTCCAGTCGAACTCGAAGATGGCCGACTCGTCGCAGAAGCTCGCGTGGATCTTCCACCGCGCGAACGAGAAGTACGCGACCGACTACCCGGCGCAGGTCGGGCCGCACATGACGAACACCGACAGCGACCCGTTCAAGGATCTCGTCGCGGCGATCAGCCTGCGCGAGAACGAGCGCGGCCGCGAGGTCGGCGCAGGTTGGGACCCGCACTGGCACCAGCCGACGGACGTGTTCGCGACGTTCAGCGACAAGGACTTCCGCCTCGGCCTGAACGCGGCGCAGACGACGTTGGGCGCCGTCGCGACGCTCACCGGCGCGAAGCTCGGCGGGATCCCGGTCAGGAAGTAG
- a CDS encoding antibiotic biosynthesis monooxygenase family protein — translation MISRIWHGWTQRADADAYEAMLRAEVLPGIGRVRGYRGAHLLRRDDGAEVEFVTITLFDDLDAVRAFAGEDYTRAVIHPPARALLTRFDERSVHYDTVLSPEQVREQMRATS, via the coding sequence ATGATCAGTCGCATCTGGCACGGCTGGACGCAGCGCGCCGACGCCGACGCGTACGAGGCGATGCTGCGCGCCGAGGTGCTGCCGGGCATCGGCCGCGTGCGCGGCTACCGCGGGGCCCACCTCCTGCGCCGCGACGACGGCGCGGAGGTGGAGTTCGTGACCATCACGCTGTTCGACGACCTCGACGCGGTGCGCGCGTTCGCCGGCGAGGACTACACGCGCGCCGTCATCCACCCGCCTGCCCGCGCCCTGCTCACCCGCTTCGACGAGCGCTCGGTGCACTACGACACCGTGCTCTCGCCGGAGCAGGTGCGCGAGCAGATGCGCGCTACTTCCTGA
- a CDS encoding bifunctional YncE family protein/alkaline phosphatase family protein has translation MAHTSTAPGIASWVRRLAAVVAVAAACRGETHELNAGVGGTPRRLPTGHTLDPAGRTIDVGNMPLAIAVAPDRRHAVLLLSGWREVGLQVVDLDAGQVMQTLPQPGAFLGLAFSPDGRWIYASGAGRDVVYRYAWSGARAELRDSIALGPLGTAGEPRFVAGLATSRDGRTLYVAENLADSLAVVDLVTTRVVQRVAAGHYPYGVIVAPGGDVFVSAWGGSTVARYAVGADGRLVERARIDVGRHPSAMALDAAGTRLYVTSSSTDRVVVVDARADRVLASVSDSAPGAPSEGSTPNALALSPDGGRLFVAEADNDAVAVLDVRGDRPTVLGRVPSLWYPDALALAGDSLVVVSGKGRGTGPNPAGPRNGLAGIDPRTYTLGQLTGTLSVLPTTWSDAELAALTRRVARSNGWDAAAARPRYPPLEHAVLIIKENRTYDQVLGDLRGGDGDTSLLFFPRAASPNHHALAERFGIYDRFFTNAEVSAQGHPWSTSAYVTEYGEKTVPSVYADRRPDRDEGDADEPSTGFLWTAAARRGLTVRNYGEYAEPAPAGGGVRYRAAKPSLAPYTSPDYPPFDVTIPDARRADVWIGELGTFVRQGRMPALEILHLPMDHTAGTRPGACAPRACMADNDLALGRIVEALSRSPFWRSTAVFVLEDDAQAGPDHVDSHRSVLLVISPWSRARTVHRFVNTTDVLATIEEILGLAPLSQFDRFGRPLRDVWSEEPDLTPYVALAPTQPLDEKNPPARTGARPAPRLDLAAADRIDDMTFNRILWRAIKGADVPYPAGRRGSTLDLVRER, from the coding sequence GTGGCGCACACCTCGACCGCGCCGGGCATCGCGTCGTGGGTCCGGCGACTGGCGGCAGTGGTCGCCGTCGCGGCCGCGTGCCGCGGCGAGACGCACGAGCTGAACGCCGGCGTCGGCGGCACGCCGCGGCGCCTTCCCACGGGGCACACGCTCGACCCGGCCGGCCGCACGATCGACGTCGGGAACATGCCGCTCGCCATCGCGGTCGCGCCCGACCGCCGGCACGCGGTGCTGCTGCTCAGCGGCTGGCGGGAGGTCGGGCTCCAGGTCGTCGATCTCGACGCGGGTCAGGTGATGCAGACGCTCCCCCAGCCGGGCGCGTTCCTCGGCCTCGCGTTCAGCCCCGACGGCCGGTGGATCTACGCGTCGGGGGCGGGGCGCGACGTGGTGTACCGCTACGCGTGGAGCGGCGCGCGCGCCGAGCTGCGCGACAGCATCGCCCTCGGCCCGTTAGGCACCGCGGGCGAGCCCCGATTCGTCGCCGGCCTCGCGACGTCGCGCGACGGGCGCACGTTGTACGTGGCCGAGAACCTCGCCGACTCGCTCGCCGTCGTCGACCTCGTGACGACGCGCGTGGTGCAGCGCGTGGCGGCGGGCCACTACCCGTACGGCGTGATCGTCGCGCCGGGCGGCGACGTGTTCGTGTCGGCGTGGGGCGGCTCGACGGTCGCGCGCTACGCCGTGGGCGCCGACGGCCGGCTCGTCGAGCGCGCGCGCATCGACGTCGGGCGCCACCCGTCGGCGATGGCGCTCGACGCGGCGGGCACGCGGCTCTACGTCACGTCGTCGAGCACCGACCGCGTGGTGGTGGTCGACGCGCGCGCCGATCGCGTGCTGGCGAGCGTGTCCGATTCCGCGCCGGGCGCGCCGTCGGAGGGCAGCACGCCGAACGCGCTCGCGCTGTCGCCCGACGGCGGCCGGCTGTTCGTCGCCGAGGCGGACAACGACGCCGTCGCGGTGCTCGACGTGCGCGGCGACCGCCCAACGGTGTTAGGCCGAGTGCCGTCGCTGTGGTATCCGGATGCGCTGGCGCTGGCCGGCGACTCGCTCGTCGTGGTGAGCGGCAAGGGACGCGGGACCGGCCCGAATCCCGCGGGCCCGCGCAACGGCCTCGCCGGCATCGATCCGCGCACGTACACGCTCGGCCAGCTCACCGGCACGCTCTCCGTGCTGCCGACGACGTGGAGCGATGCCGAGCTCGCGGCGCTCACGCGGCGTGTGGCGCGGAGCAACGGCTGGGACGCGGCGGCGGCGCGGCCGCGCTATCCGCCGCTCGAGCACGCGGTGCTCATCATCAAGGAGAACCGCACCTACGACCAGGTGCTCGGCGACCTGCGCGGCGGCGACGGCGACACGTCGCTGCTGTTCTTCCCGCGCGCCGCCTCGCCGAACCACCACGCGCTGGCCGAGCGGTTCGGCATCTACGATCGCTTCTTCACGAACGCCGAGGTGAGCGCGCAGGGGCATCCGTGGTCGACGTCGGCGTACGTCACGGAGTACGGGGAGAAGACGGTGCCGTCGGTCTACGCCGACCGTCGCCCCGACCGCGACGAGGGCGACGCCGACGAGCCGTCGACGGGATTCCTGTGGACCGCCGCGGCGCGCAGGGGCCTCACGGTGCGCAACTACGGCGAGTACGCCGAGCCGGCGCCGGCGGGGGGCGGCGTGCGCTATCGCGCGGCGAAGCCGAGCCTCGCGCCGTACACGAGCCCCGACTATCCGCCGTTCGACGTCACGATTCCCGACGCGCGCCGCGCGGACGTGTGGATCGGCGAGCTGGGGACGTTCGTGCGGCAGGGACGCATGCCGGCGCTCGAGATCCTGCACCTGCCGATGGATCACACCGCCGGGACGCGCCCCGGCGCGTGCGCGCCGCGCGCGTGCATGGCCGACAACGACCTCGCGCTGGGGCGCATCGTCGAGGCGCTGTCGCGCTCCCCGTTCTGGCGGAGCACCGCGGTGTTCGTGCTCGAGGACGACGCGCAGGCGGGACCCGACCACGTCGACTCGCACCGCTCGGTGCTGCTCGTGATCTCGCCGTGGTCGCGCGCGCGCACCGTGCACCGCTTCGTGAACACGACCGACGTGCTGGCGACGATCGAGGAGATCCTGGGGCTCGCGCCGCTGTCGCAGTTCGACCGGTTCGGCCGTCCGCTGCGCGACGTGTGGAGCGAGGAGCCGGACCTCACGCCGTACGTGGCGCTCGCGCCGACGCAGCCGCTCGACGAGAAGAACCCGCCCGCTCGCACCGGCGCGCGCCCCGCGCCGCGACTCGACCTCGCCGCCGCCGACCGCATCGACGACATGACGTTCAACCGGATCCTGTGGCGCGCGATCAAGGGCGCCGACGTGCCGTACCCCGCGGGGCGGCGCGGCTCGACGCTGGATCTCGTGCGGGAGCGGTGA